A portion of the Carya illinoinensis cultivar Pawnee chromosome 11, C.illinoinensisPawnee_v1, whole genome shotgun sequence genome contains these proteins:
- the LOC122280640 gene encoding uncharacterized protein LOC122280640: MAFINKPKKPITPFKSNLCTTLFFIVLFTIPVLFLLHTPTTSICTSFATHVKPWSGDLRTALFPWNRLPLIEGHPPPIALKIAVFSRKWPIGTTPGGMERHAHTLHTALAIRGHQVHVFTSPHLNEKGLLSLKLNNSLGNLSNFSPYIHCHEGEPGQWRYNKAWEQFLEENQSKPFDVVHSESVALPHWFARQLQNLAVSWHGIALESLQSDIFQDLTRKPNEPISPAFNRSIQGEVPKVLNEIRFFRNYAHHIAISDSCGEMLRDVYQIPDKRVHVILNGVDNHEFGKDLRLGREFRSKIGIPNNASLVLGVAGRLVRDKGHPLLYEAFIKLIKKQPGVYLIVAGSGPWEQRYKDLWPQVLVLGSMNPSELRAFYNAIDIFVNPTLRPQGLDLTLMEAMMSGKPVIASRFPSIKGTIVVDDEYGFMFAPNVDSLLEALEAVVEEGPERLAQRGKACQEYAASMFTASKMALAYERLFLCIKKETFCNYP; the protein is encoded by the coding sequence ATGGCTTTCATTAACAAACCCAAGAAACCCATTACTCCTTTCAAATCCAATCTATGCACCACACTTTTCTTCATAGTTCTCTTCACCATCCCGGTCCTTTTTCTGCTGCACACCCCTACCACCTCCATATGCACCAGCTTTGCCACTCATGTCAAACCTTGGTCCGGCGATCTCCGAACTGCTCTGTTTCCGTGGAACCGTCTTCCATTAATCGAAGGCCATCCTCCTCCTATTGCTCTCAAAATTGCTGTATTTTCTCGCAAGTGGCCCATCGGTACAACACCCGGTGGCATGGAGCGCCACGCGCATACCCTGCACACTGCTCTAGCAATTCGTGGTCATCAAGTTCATGTCTTCACCTCTCCTCACCTTAATGAAAAAGGCCTATTGTCCCTAAAGCTAAATAATAGCCTTGGAAATCTATCTAATTTTTCGCCCTACATTCACTGCCATGAAGGTGAACCAGGCCAGTGGCGCTATAATAAAGCTTGGGAACAATTTTTGGAGGAAAACCAGAGCAAACCATTCGATGTGGTTCACTCGGAAAGTGTTGCACTTCCTCATTGGTTTGCTCGTCAACTTCAAAACCTAGCTGTTTCATGGCATGGCATAGCTCTTGAGAGCTTACAATCTGACATTTTCCAAGACTTGACTCGAAAACCCAATGAGCCAATATCTCCAGCTTTCAACAGAAGTATACAAGGGGAAGTCCCCAAGGTACTGAATGAGATAAGATTCTTTAGAAATTATGCCCACCATATTGCCATTAGTGATAGTTGTGGGGAGATGCTTAGGGATGTGTATCAAATCCCTGATAAAAGAGTCCATGTTATTCTCAATGGTGTTGACAATCACGAGTTTGGAAAGGATTTGAGATTAGGCCGTGAGTTCAGGTCTAAAATTGGCATCCCCAATAATGCAAGCTTAGTGCTTGGCGTGGCTGGAAGGTTAGTTAGGGACAAAGGCCATCCTCTACTCTACGAAGCATTCATTAAGCTCATAAAGAAGCAGCCTGGTGTCTATTTGATTGTCGCTGGATCTGGTCCATGGGAGCAAAGGTACAAGGATTTGTGGCCTCAAGTCCTAGTTTTGGGGTCTATGAATCCATCCGAATTGAGAGCTTTCTACAATGCCATTGATATATTTGTAAATCCAACACTTAGACCACAGGGGCTTGATCTTACCCTAATGGAGGCCATGATGAGTGGGAAGCCTGTAATCGCTTCTAGGTTTCCAAGCATCAAAGGTACAATTGTTGTTGATGATGAATATGGTTTCATGTTTGCTCCAAACGTGGATTCGTTGCTGGAAGCACTTGAAGCAGTGGTTGAGGAAGGTCCAGAGAGGCTAGCCCAAAGGGGAAAGGCTTGCCAGGAATATGCAGCTTCCATGTTTACTGCAAGTAAGATGGCCTTGGCATATGAGAGGTTATTCCTCTGTATCAAGaaagaaacattttgtaactATCCTTAG
- the LOC122282295 gene encoding 6-phosphogluconate dehydrogenase, decarboxylating 3, chloroplastic-like, producing the protein MGTNTCFKCGKAGHMAQECPALAVPLAQLANPGLKKVAPAQVFTLKMDDADAFKDVRLPLTGQYNSKDFVLSIRRPRSIIILVKAGNPVDQTIAALSSFMEPGDTIIDGGNEWYENTERRIHEVSKKGLLYLGMGVLGGEEGACNGPSLMPGGSYQAYTNIQDILENVAAQVKNDGPCVTYIGEGGSGNFVKMVHNGIEFGDMQLISEAYDVLKNVGGLSNQELTKIFAEWNRGELESFLIEITADIFRVKDEHGDGDLVDKIWIRPE; encoded by the exons ATGGGAACCAATACTTGCTTCAAGTGTGGTAAAGCAGGACACATGGCACAAGAATGTCCCGCGTTAGCTGTTCCTCTTGCTCAACTGGCTAATCCTGGATTGAAGAAGGTGGCTCCGGCTCAAGTCTTCACTCTTAAAATGGATGATGCTGATGCGTTCAAAGATGTG CGCCTCCCCTTGACCGGCCAATACAACTCCAAAGACTTTGTCCTCTCCATCCGACGCCCCAGATCGATCATCATCCTCGTCAAAGCCGGTAATCCGGTTGACCAGACCATTGCCGCACTCTCCTCCTTCATGGAACCTGGTGACACCATCATTGACGGCGGAAACGAGTGGTACGAGAACACCGAGCGCCGAATCCACGAGGTCTCGAAAAAGGGCCTCCTCTACCTTGGGATGGGCGTGTTGGGGGGCGAAGAGGGTGCCTGTAACGGCCCTTCTCTCATGCCCGGGGGATCCTATCAGGCCTACACCAATATCCAGGACATACTCGAAAATGTTGCCGCCCAGGTAAAAAACGATGGGCCGTGCGTCACCTATATCGGCGAGGGCGGCTCGGGGAACTTCGTGAAAATGGTCCACAACGGGATTGAGTTTGGCGACATGCAGCTCATCTCGGAGGCCTACGATGTGTTGAAGAACGTTGGGGGGCTATCGAACCAGGAACTTACGAAGATCTTTGCGGAGTGGAATAGAGGGGAATTGGAGAGTTTCTTGATTGAGATTACTGCAGATATATTCAGGGTTAAGGACGAACATGGAGATGGGGATTTGGTGGATAAGATTTGGATAAGACCGGAATGA